Proteins co-encoded in one Pseudoliparis swirei isolate HS2019 ecotype Mariana Trench chromosome 7, NWPU_hadal_v1, whole genome shotgun sequence genomic window:
- the septin5a gene encoding septin 5a isoform X1 has protein sequence MFVSPWASLRILTPAPPPPSIRERPIEDGSEEKQYVGFATLPNQVHRKSVKKGFDFTLMVAGESGMGKSTLVNSLFLTDLYKDRKLLNAEERINQTVEIIKHTVDIEEKGVKLKLTIVDTPGFGDAVNNNECWKPITDYIDQQFEQYFRDESGLNRKNIQDNRVHCCLYFIPPFGHGLRPVDVEFMKALHEKVNIIPLIAKADCLTTNEIKKLKDRIREEIDKFGIKVYQFPECDSDEDEEFKQLDKELKECTPFAVIGSNTVVEARGQRVRGRLYPWGIVEVENQSHCDFVKLRNMLIRSHMHDLKDVTCDVHYENYRAQCIQEMTSKLTQDNRMESPIPIMPLSTPDAETEKLIKMKDEELKRMQEMLNKMQQQMHKDQ, from the exons ATGTTTGTGTCTCCCTGGGCGTCGCTCCGCATCCTTACACCTGCGCCgcctcctccatccatccgGGAACGGCCAATAGAGGATGGCTCAGAG gagaagCAGTATGTGGGTTTCGCAACACTACCCAACCAGGTCCACAGGAAGTCAGTGAAGAAGGGCTTTGACTTCACACTGATGGTGGCAG GAGAGTCTGGAATGGGCAAGTCCACTCTGGTGAACAGCCTCTTCCTCACAGACCTCTACAAAGACAGGAAGCTACTGAACGCTGAGG AGCGCATCAACCAAACCGTGGAGATCATCAAACACACTGTGGACATCGAGGAGAAAGGGGTCAAGCTCAAACTGACCATCGTGGACACGCCGGGGTTCGGAGACGCCGTCAACAACAACGAGTG ctGGAAGCCGATCACAGACTACATAGATCAGCAGTTTGAGCAGTATTTCAGAGACGAGAGCGGGCTGAACAGGAAGAACATCCAGGACAACCGAGTCCACTGCTGCCTCTACTTCATCCCTCCATTTGGGCATGG GCTGCGTCCAGTGGATGTCGAGTTCATGAAGGCTCTGCACGAAAAGGTGAACATCATTCCGCTCATCGCGAAGGCCGACTGCCTCACGACCAACGAGATCAAAAAGCTCAAAGACAGA ATACGAGAGGAAATAGACAAGTTCGGGATCAAAGTGTACCAGTTCCCCGAATGTGACtctgatgaggatgaagagttCAAACAGCTCGACAAAGAGCTGAAG GAGTGCACCCCGTTCGCCGTGATCGGCAGCAACACAGTGGTGGAGGCTCGAGGGCAGCGAGTGAGAGGCAGGCTGTACCCCTGGGGGATCGTTGAAG TGGAGAACCAGTCGCACTGCGACTTTGTGAAATTGAGGAACATGCTGATTCGCTCACACATGCACGACCTCAAAGACGTGACCTGCGACGTCCACTACGAGAACTACAGAGCGCAGTGCATCCAGGAGATGACCAG TAAACTGACTCAGGACAACCGTATGGAGAGTCCCATCCCCATCATGCCGCTGTCCACTCCAGATGCGGAGACTGAGAAACTAATCAAGATGAAAGATGAAGAG CTGAAGAGGATGCAGGAGATGCTGAATAAGATGCAGCAGCAGATGCACAAGGACCAGTGA
- the septin5a gene encoding septin 5a isoform X2 gives MDAIMLQEKLVERLLCPRVRTARQKEKQYVGFATLPNQVHRKSVKKGFDFTLMVAGESGMGKSTLVNSLFLTDLYKDRKLLNAEERINQTVEIIKHTVDIEEKGVKLKLTIVDTPGFGDAVNNNECWKPITDYIDQQFEQYFRDESGLNRKNIQDNRVHCCLYFIPPFGHGLRPVDVEFMKALHEKVNIIPLIAKADCLTTNEIKKLKDRIREEIDKFGIKVYQFPECDSDEDEEFKQLDKELKECTPFAVIGSNTVVEARGQRVRGRLYPWGIVEVENQSHCDFVKLRNMLIRSHMHDLKDVTCDVHYENYRAQCIQEMTSKLTQDNRMESPIPIMPLSTPDAETEKLIKMKDEELKRMQEMLNKMQQQMHKDQ, from the exons ATGGATGCCATCATGCTGCAGGAGAAACTGGTGGAGCGGCTGCTGTGTCCACGAGTGAGAACAGCGAGGCAGAAG gagaagCAGTATGTGGGTTTCGCAACACTACCCAACCAGGTCCACAGGAAGTCAGTGAAGAAGGGCTTTGACTTCACACTGATGGTGGCAG GAGAGTCTGGAATGGGCAAGTCCACTCTGGTGAACAGCCTCTTCCTCACAGACCTCTACAAAGACAGGAAGCTACTGAACGCTGAGG AGCGCATCAACCAAACCGTGGAGATCATCAAACACACTGTGGACATCGAGGAGAAAGGGGTCAAGCTCAAACTGACCATCGTGGACACGCCGGGGTTCGGAGACGCCGTCAACAACAACGAGTG ctGGAAGCCGATCACAGACTACATAGATCAGCAGTTTGAGCAGTATTTCAGAGACGAGAGCGGGCTGAACAGGAAGAACATCCAGGACAACCGAGTCCACTGCTGCCTCTACTTCATCCCTCCATTTGGGCATGG GCTGCGTCCAGTGGATGTCGAGTTCATGAAGGCTCTGCACGAAAAGGTGAACATCATTCCGCTCATCGCGAAGGCCGACTGCCTCACGACCAACGAGATCAAAAAGCTCAAAGACAGA ATACGAGAGGAAATAGACAAGTTCGGGATCAAAGTGTACCAGTTCCCCGAATGTGACtctgatgaggatgaagagttCAAACAGCTCGACAAAGAGCTGAAG GAGTGCACCCCGTTCGCCGTGATCGGCAGCAACACAGTGGTGGAGGCTCGAGGGCAGCGAGTGAGAGGCAGGCTGTACCCCTGGGGGATCGTTGAAG TGGAGAACCAGTCGCACTGCGACTTTGTGAAATTGAGGAACATGCTGATTCGCTCACACATGCACGACCTCAAAGACGTGACCTGCGACGTCCACTACGAGAACTACAGAGCGCAGTGCATCCAGGAGATGACCAG TAAACTGACTCAGGACAACCGTATGGAGAGTCCCATCCCCATCATGCCGCTGTCCACTCCAGATGCGGAGACTGAGAAACTAATCAAGATGAAAGATGAAGAG CTGAAGAGGATGCAGGAGATGCTGAATAAGATGCAGCAGCAGATGCACAAGGACCAGTGA
- the zgc:63587 gene encoding septin-2 → MSQLGEKAKFPDAAGYVGFANLPNQVHRKSVKKGFEFTLMVAGESGLGKSTLINSLFLTDLYPERYVPGAAEKIERTVQIEASTVEIEERGVKLRLTVVDTPGYGDAINSQDCFKTIIQYIDNQFEQYLHDESGLNRRHIVDNRVHCCFYFISPFGHGLKPLDVEFMKAIHSKVNIVPVIAKADTLTLRERDRLKRRILDEIAEQGIRIYQLPDADSDEDEEFKEQTRVLKASIPFAVIGSNQLIEVKGKKIRGRLYPWGVVEVENPEHNDFLKLRTMLVTHMQDLQEVTQDLHYENFRSERLKRTGRAADDDVVDKDQILLQKEAELRRMQQMIAQMQAQMKMKLDE, encoded by the exons ATGTCTCAGTTGGGGGAGAAAGCGAAG TTCCCAGATGCGGCGGGTTACGTCGGGTTCGCCAACCTCCCGAACCAAGTGCACCGAAAGTCTGTGAAAAAAGGGTTTGAATTCACCCTCATGGTTGCAG GGGAGTCTGGGTTGGGGAAGTCAACGCTTATAAACAGCCTGTTTCTCACCGATCTCTACCCTGAACGCTACGTCCCCGGTGCAGCCg AGAAGATTGAGAGGACGGTGCAGATCGAGGCGTCGACCGTGGAGATCGAGGAGCGAGGGGTGAAGCTTCGCCTCACCGTGGTCGACACCCCCGGATACGGCGACGCCATCAACAGCCAGGActg CTTCAAGACCATCATCCAGTACATCGACAATCAGTTCGAGCAGTACCTGCACGACGAGAGCGGCCTGAACCGAAGACACATCGTGGACAACCGGGTGCACTGCTGCTTCTACTTCATATCTCCGTTTGGACACGG CCTGAAGCCTCTGGATGTGGAGTTCATGAAGGCCATCCACAGCAAAGTCAACATAGTCCCAGTCATTGCCAAGGCCGACACGCTGACACTGAGGGAGAGGGACCGCCTGAAGAGGAGG ATCCTGGACGAGATCGCAGAGCAAGGGATCCGGATCTACCAGCTCCCCGACGCGGACTCCGACGAAGACGAGGAGTTCAAGGAGCAGACTCGGGTCCTGAAG GCGAGCATTCCCTTTGCTGTGATTGGCTCCAACCAGCTGATTGAGGTGAAGGGGAAGAAGATCCGTGGTCGCCTCTACCCCTGGGGAGTCGTCGAGGTGGAGAACCCCGAACACAACGACTTCCTCAAACTACGCACCATGCTTGT GACCCACATGCAAGACCTGCAGGAGGTGACCCAGGATCTGCACTACGAGAACTTCCGCTCGGAGAGGCTGAAGCGAACGGGAAG GGCCGCGGACGATGACGTGGTGGACAAAGACCAGATCCTGCTGCAGAAGGAGGCCGAG cTGAGACGCATGCAGCAGATGATCGCTCAGATGCAGGCGCAGATGAAGATGAAATTAGACGAGTGA
- the septin5a gene encoding septin 5a isoform X3, producing MTANIRYKSRIPVKTEDGSEEKQYVGFATLPNQVHRKSVKKGFDFTLMVAGESGMGKSTLVNSLFLTDLYKDRKLLNAEERINQTVEIIKHTVDIEEKGVKLKLTIVDTPGFGDAVNNNECWKPITDYIDQQFEQYFRDESGLNRKNIQDNRVHCCLYFIPPFGHGLRPVDVEFMKALHEKVNIIPLIAKADCLTTNEIKKLKDRIREEIDKFGIKVYQFPECDSDEDEEFKQLDKELKECTPFAVIGSNTVVEARGQRVRGRLYPWGIVEVENQSHCDFVKLRNMLIRSHMHDLKDVTCDVHYENYRAQCIQEMTSKLTQDNRMESPIPIMPLSTPDAETEKLIKMKDEELKRMQEMLNKMQQQMHKDQ from the exons ATGACGGCCAACATCCGGTACAAGAGCCGCATCCCGGTGAAAACAG AGGATGGCTCAGAG gagaagCAGTATGTGGGTTTCGCAACACTACCCAACCAGGTCCACAGGAAGTCAGTGAAGAAGGGCTTTGACTTCACACTGATGGTGGCAG GAGAGTCTGGAATGGGCAAGTCCACTCTGGTGAACAGCCTCTTCCTCACAGACCTCTACAAAGACAGGAAGCTACTGAACGCTGAGG AGCGCATCAACCAAACCGTGGAGATCATCAAACACACTGTGGACATCGAGGAGAAAGGGGTCAAGCTCAAACTGACCATCGTGGACACGCCGGGGTTCGGAGACGCCGTCAACAACAACGAGTG ctGGAAGCCGATCACAGACTACATAGATCAGCAGTTTGAGCAGTATTTCAGAGACGAGAGCGGGCTGAACAGGAAGAACATCCAGGACAACCGAGTCCACTGCTGCCTCTACTTCATCCCTCCATTTGGGCATGG GCTGCGTCCAGTGGATGTCGAGTTCATGAAGGCTCTGCACGAAAAGGTGAACATCATTCCGCTCATCGCGAAGGCCGACTGCCTCACGACCAACGAGATCAAAAAGCTCAAAGACAGA ATACGAGAGGAAATAGACAAGTTCGGGATCAAAGTGTACCAGTTCCCCGAATGTGACtctgatgaggatgaagagttCAAACAGCTCGACAAAGAGCTGAAG GAGTGCACCCCGTTCGCCGTGATCGGCAGCAACACAGTGGTGGAGGCTCGAGGGCAGCGAGTGAGAGGCAGGCTGTACCCCTGGGGGATCGTTGAAG TGGAGAACCAGTCGCACTGCGACTTTGTGAAATTGAGGAACATGCTGATTCGCTCACACATGCACGACCTCAAAGACGTGACCTGCGACGTCCACTACGAGAACTACAGAGCGCAGTGCATCCAGGAGATGACCAG TAAACTGACTCAGGACAACCGTATGGAGAGTCCCATCCCCATCATGCCGCTGTCCACTCCAGATGCGGAGACTGAGAAACTAATCAAGATGAAAGATGAAGAG CTGAAGAGGATGCAGGAGATGCTGAATAAGATGCAGCAGCAGATGCACAAGGACCAGTGA